One genomic window of Erinaceus europaeus chromosome 7, mEriEur2.1, whole genome shotgun sequence includes the following:
- the LOC103109250 gene encoding olfactory receptor 9S13-like yields the protein MKSELQRNYSEVTEFILLGFKTSPQVQIILFLLFLLIYMVIVVGNTSMLVVIKIDSRLHTPMYFFLRNLSYLDICYSTVIAPKTLATFLSKDKKISYNGCATQFFFFALFVGTEGFLLAVMAYDRFSAICSPFLYTVHMSQQTCVRLVVGSYICGCINSMIQTGFTFSLHFCGENRLDHFFCDVPALIKISCVDTFVNEIVLFILSALIIITTTTIILVSYAYILSTVLKIPSIHGRSKTFSTCTSHITVVSIFYGTVFFMYAQPGAISSPEKSKIIAVFYTLIIPMLNPLIYSLRNREVKNAVKKILLRKTSLY from the coding sequence ATGAAGAGTGAACTGCAAAGGAATTACTCAGAGGTGACAGAGTTTATTCTGCTGGGATTCAAAACATCTCCACAAGTACAGATTATCTTATTCTTACTCTTCTTGCTTATCTATATGGTCATTGTGGTGGGAAATACCAGCATGTTAGTTGTCATTAAAATAGATTCCAGACTTCATACCCCTATGTATTTCTTTCTCAGAAATTTGTCATATTTAGATATCTGCTACTCCACAGTCATTGCTCCCAAGACTCTGGCTACTTTCTTGTCCAAGGACAAGAAAATTTCTTACAATGGTTGTGCcacacagttctttttctttgctctttTTGTTGGAACTGAAGGCTTCCTTTTAGCTGTGATGGCGTATGATCGTTTCTCAGCCATTTGCTCGCCATTTCTCTATACTGTACACATGTCTCAGCAGACTTGTGTGCGCTTGGTGGTTGGATCTTACATCTGTGGATGCATCAATTCCATGATACAAACAGGCTTTACTTTCAGTTTACATTTCTGTGGAGAAAACAGACTGGACCATTTTTTCTGTGATGTCCCAGCTCTGATTAAGATCTCTTGTGTTGACACTTTTGTGAATGAAATTGTACTTTTTATTCTCTCTGCTCTCATCATTATCACCACCACAACTATCATTCTGGTATCTTATGCTTATATCCTCTCCACTGTCCTGAAGATCCCCTCAATCCATGGCAGGAGTAAGACTTTCTCTACTTGTACCTCTCACATCACTGTGGTAAGTATATTCTATGGAACTGTATTCTTTATGTACGCCCAACCTGGGGCTATCTCTTCACCAGAGAAAAGTAAGATTATTGCTGTATTCTATACTCTTATCATTCCTATGTTAAACCCACTGATTTATAGCCTAAGGAATAGGGAGGTGAAAAATGCTGTGAAGAAGATATTGTTGAGAAAAACATCTCTTTATTGA